The window GGGCTTAATATATCCCTTACTTACAAGTAAATCTGTGAGCCATTTTTCACATTCTTGAACTTCCTCCGAATCTATTACTACGGGTTCGGGGGATTTTTTTGTGTCTATTCCAAGGATATAGTCGGTTGTAACACCAAATTTTTTAGCTATATCAATGATATAGCCATGTCCTGGCTCACGTTCTCCAGTTTCATATTTTGTTACTGTAGCATACGGTCTTCCCAGTTCTTCACACAATCGTTTCCTGGTATATCCGTTCTTTTCTCGTATTTCAACAAGCCTTTCTGGTAGTCCCATTCCCGCACCTCCTTTCCTTAAACACATTATACACACACGTTCAATTTGTGTCAATAAAATTTCACCCATTTCGGGTTAAAAATTATCTTTTACGCCTTGACATTTACCCGATACGGGTGT of the Intestinibacillus sp. Marseille-P6563 genome contains:
- a CDS encoding helix-turn-helix domain-containing protein; its protein translation is MGLPERLVEIREKNGYTRKRLCEELGRPYATVTKYETGEREPGHGYIIDIAKKFGVTTDYILGIDTKKSPEPVVIDSEEVQECEKWLTDLLVSKGYIKPGEDISDRDADFLIHWIGLLDAWIAGNG